A single window of Rhodococcus jostii RHA1 DNA harbors:
- the lpdA gene encoding dihydrolipoyl dehydrogenase, with product MSHRSADVVILGGGSGGYAAAIRSAELGRSVILVEENELGGTCLHQGCIPTKALLHSAEVADSARTASQFGIDVTFDGVDLEKVLSYQNTIVTRLHKGLQGLVDSYGITVVNGRGRLVGPNGVEVDDELITGAAVVLATGSSPKTLPGISIGGRIVTSEQALVLPSVPKKAIILGGGVIGVEFASVWASFGASVTIVEAMPRLVPNEDETTSKYLERAFRRRKIAAKTGVRVTEVTQDEDAVSVTLDSGDVLDADVVLVAVGRGPNTASMGYEETGVMLDKGFVVTSDRLRTTVPNVFAVGDIVPGLQLAHRGFQQGIFVAEEIAGLRPDVVDETGIPRVTYSHPEVASVGLTETAAREKFGENVETVTYDLAGNGRSQILKTSGAVKLVVAPTGVVVGVHMVGDRVGELIGEAQLLYNFEVDAAQAAKFVHAHPTQGEALGEALMAVAGKPLHVHG from the coding sequence ATGTCCCACCGATCAGCAGATGTCGTCATCCTCGGCGGCGGTTCCGGCGGCTACGCGGCCGCCATCCGCTCGGCCGAACTGGGCCGTTCGGTCATCCTCGTCGAGGAGAACGAACTCGGCGGCACGTGCCTGCATCAGGGATGCATTCCGACGAAGGCGCTGCTGCACTCCGCCGAGGTCGCCGACAGTGCCCGCACCGCCTCGCAGTTCGGTATCGACGTCACGTTCGACGGTGTCGACCTCGAGAAGGTCCTGAGCTACCAGAACACCATCGTCACCCGACTGCACAAAGGATTGCAGGGCCTCGTCGACTCGTACGGCATCACCGTCGTCAACGGCCGCGGACGGTTGGTCGGACCCAACGGAGTGGAGGTCGACGACGAGCTGATCACGGGCGCCGCCGTCGTCCTGGCGACGGGGTCGTCGCCGAAGACGCTGCCCGGCATCAGCATCGGCGGCCGGATCGTCACCAGCGAACAGGCGCTCGTGTTGCCGTCCGTCCCGAAGAAAGCGATCATCCTGGGCGGCGGCGTCATCGGCGTCGAATTCGCCAGTGTCTGGGCGTCGTTCGGTGCGTCGGTGACGATCGTCGAGGCGATGCCGCGGCTGGTGCCGAACGAGGACGAAACGACCTCCAAGTACCTCGAGCGGGCATTCCGTCGTCGCAAGATCGCCGCGAAGACAGGTGTGCGGGTGACGGAGGTGACGCAAGACGAGGATGCGGTGTCCGTCACCCTCGACTCCGGCGACGTGCTCGACGCCGACGTCGTGCTGGTCGCAGTGGGGCGCGGACCCAACACCGCGTCGATGGGGTACGAGGAGACCGGAGTGATGCTCGACAAGGGCTTCGTGGTGACCAGTGATCGACTGCGCACCACGGTCCCGAACGTCTTCGCGGTCGGCGACATCGTCCCCGGGCTCCAGCTGGCCCACCGCGGTTTCCAGCAGGGGATCTTCGTGGCGGAGGAGATCGCCGGGCTCCGTCCGGACGTCGTCGACGAGACCGGGATCCCGCGGGTCACCTACTCCCACCCCGAGGTCGCGTCGGTCGGGTTGACCGAGACCGCCGCCCGGGAGAAGTTCGGCGAGAACGTCGAGACCGTCACCTACGACCTCGCCGGCAACGGCAGGAGCCAGATCCTCAAGACGTCGGGAGCGGTCAAACTCGTGGTGGCGCCGACCGGGGTCGTCGTCGGCGTGCACATGGTCGGCGACCGCGTCGGGGAGCTGATCGGTGAGGCGCAGCTGCTCTACAACTTCGAGGTCGATGCCGCGCAGGCGGCGAAGTTCGTGCACGCCCACCCCACCCAGGGCGAGGCGCTCGGTGAGGCACTGATGGCAGTGGCCGGCAAGCCTCTCCACGTCCACGGCTGA
- the glyA gene encoding serine hydroxymethyltransferase, with protein MSVLNRDLADFDPDVAALIGKELERQRTGLEMIASENHAPLSVMQAQGSVLTNKYAEGYPGRRYYGGCEHVDTIEQLAIDRVKALFAAEYANVQPHSGATANASVMHALIEPGDTILGMSLADGGHLTHGMRLNFSGKLYNVAAYGVSEQDYLIDMDEVAKAAREHRPQLIIAGWSAYPRHLDFARFREIADEVGAYLMVDMAHFAGLVATGFHPSPVPHAHVVTSTTHKTLGGPRGGIILTGDAAIAKKINSAVFPGQQGGPLEHVIAGKATAFKMAAEPEFAERQERCLDGAKVLAERLSRPDVKEAGISVLTGGTDVHLVLVDLRDAAIDGQQAEDRLDAIGITVNRNAVPFDPRPPMVTSGLRIGTPALAARGFGRDDFATVADLIAQALVAPADADTSGLAAQVRALADKYPLYPGL; from the coding sequence ATGAGTGTCCTGAACCGCGACCTCGCGGATTTCGACCCGGACGTCGCCGCACTGATCGGCAAGGAGCTGGAGCGCCAGCGCACCGGCCTCGAGATGATCGCGTCGGAGAACCACGCCCCGCTTTCGGTGATGCAGGCGCAGGGTTCCGTGCTGACCAACAAATACGCCGAGGGCTACCCCGGGCGGCGCTACTACGGCGGCTGCGAGCACGTCGACACGATCGAGCAGCTCGCCATCGATCGCGTCAAGGCGCTGTTCGCCGCCGAATACGCCAACGTGCAACCGCATTCCGGCGCCACCGCGAACGCGTCGGTGATGCACGCGCTGATCGAGCCGGGCGACACGATCCTCGGAATGTCCCTCGCCGACGGCGGCCACCTCACGCACGGCATGCGCCTCAACTTCTCCGGCAAGCTCTACAACGTCGCCGCCTACGGGGTGTCCGAACAGGACTACCTCATCGACATGGACGAGGTGGCGAAGGCAGCACGCGAGCACCGGCCGCAGCTGATCATCGCCGGCTGGTCGGCCTACCCCCGGCACCTGGACTTCGCCCGCTTCCGGGAAATCGCCGACGAGGTCGGCGCGTACCTGATGGTCGACATGGCCCACTTCGCGGGTCTGGTCGCCACCGGATTCCACCCGTCTCCCGTCCCGCACGCACACGTCGTCACGTCGACGACGCACAAGACCCTCGGCGGACCCCGCGGCGGCATCATCCTGACGGGCGACGCCGCCATCGCGAAGAAGATCAACTCCGCGGTGTTCCCCGGCCAGCAGGGCGGCCCACTGGAACACGTGATCGCGGGCAAGGCAACGGCATTCAAGATGGCGGCCGAACCCGAATTCGCGGAGCGTCAGGAACGCTGCCTGGACGGCGCGAAGGTCCTCGCCGAACGGCTCAGCCGACCCGACGTCAAGGAAGCCGGAATCAGCGTCCTCACCGGCGGCACGGACGTGCACCTCGTCCTCGTCGACCTGCGGGATGCCGCCATCGACGGGCAGCAGGCCGAGGACCGCCTCGACGCAATCGGAATCACCGTCAACCGCAACGCCGTCCCGTTCGATCCACGGCCACCGATGGTGACGTCCGGTCTGCGCATCGGCACCCCGGCACTCGCCGCCCGCGGCTTCGGCCGGGACGACTTCGCGACCGTCGCCGACCTGATCGCCCAGGCCCTCGTCGCGCCCGCCGACGCGGACACGTCCGGGTTGGCCGCCCAGGTCCGGGCGCTCGCGGACAAGTACCCCCTCTATCCGGGGCTGTAA
- a CDS encoding L-serine ammonia-lyase: MTISVFDLFSVGIGPSSSHTVGPMRAAGTFVDDLDALGLLGDVAGVRVDLYGSLAATGAGHGTMSAILLGLEGYRPDTIATEEMERRLDEVRASRRIRLGGTVDIPLAEDEMVLHPLTVLDFHPNGMTLTATGVTGRQLHAQTYFSIGGGFVVTGAEPELPVDAGTNSLSFGSARELLDLSEHYGLTISEIMLEHESALRPEPEVRARLLHIRDVMVECQRRGISRDGYLPGSLRVRRRARGWYERLNVEDPDRDPAFAEDWVNLVALAVNEENASGGRIVTAPTNGAAGIIPAVLHYALHYTPAGKADPDGTAVRFLLTAGAIGSLYKERASISGAEVGCQGEVGSAASMAAAGLAEILGGSPEQVENSAEIAMEHSLGLTCDPIGGLVQIPCIERNAISAGKAINAARMALRGDGTHRVSLDQVIETMRATGADMSSKYKETSTGGLAVNVSVNLVEC; the protein is encoded by the coding sequence GTGACGATCAGTGTGTTCGACCTGTTCTCGGTCGGTATCGGACCCTCGAGTTCGCATACCGTCGGGCCGATGCGGGCGGCGGGCACGTTCGTCGACGACCTCGACGCACTCGGCCTCCTCGGGGACGTCGCCGGTGTCCGTGTCGATCTGTACGGATCGCTCGCGGCCACCGGCGCCGGCCACGGCACCATGTCGGCGATCCTCCTCGGCCTCGAGGGGTATCGGCCCGACACCATCGCCACGGAGGAGATGGAGAGGCGACTCGACGAGGTGCGGGCGAGTCGGCGGATCCGCCTCGGCGGGACGGTCGACATCCCGCTCGCCGAGGACGAGATGGTGCTGCACCCGTTGACGGTCCTGGATTTTCACCCCAACGGCATGACCCTCACCGCCACCGGCGTCACCGGTCGCCAACTGCACGCGCAGACGTACTTCTCGATCGGCGGCGGATTCGTCGTCACCGGCGCCGAACCGGAACTGCCCGTCGACGCAGGCACGAATTCGCTGTCGTTCGGGTCGGCGCGCGAACTGCTCGACCTCAGCGAGCACTACGGGCTCACGATCAGTGAGATCATGCTCGAGCACGAAAGCGCCCTCCGGCCCGAGCCGGAGGTCCGGGCGCGGCTCCTGCACATCCGGGACGTGATGGTCGAGTGTCAGCGACGCGGAATCAGCCGGGACGGGTACCTGCCCGGCAGTCTGCGGGTACGCCGCCGCGCCCGCGGCTGGTACGAGCGGCTGAACGTCGAGGATCCCGATCGTGATCCCGCGTTCGCCGAGGACTGGGTGAACCTGGTGGCCCTCGCCGTCAACGAGGAGAACGCGTCCGGCGGACGGATCGTCACCGCCCCCACCAACGGGGCGGCCGGCATCATCCCGGCGGTCCTGCACTACGCGCTGCACTACACCCCCGCCGGAAAGGCGGACCCGGACGGCACGGCGGTGCGATTCCTGTTGACGGCAGGCGCAATCGGATCCCTGTACAAGGAACGGGCCTCGATCTCCGGGGCCGAGGTGGGCTGCCAGGGCGAGGTGGGTTCCGCGGCGTCCATGGCCGCCGCCGGCCTCGCCGAGATCCTCGGTGGCAGCCCGGAGCAGGTGGAGAATTCGGCGGAGATCGCGATGGAACACAGTCTCGGTCTGACGTGTGATCCCATCGGGGGCCTGGTGCAGATCCCGTGCATCGAACGCAACGCCATCTCGGCGGGCAAGGCGATCAACGCCGCCCGGATGGCTCTGCGCGGCGACGGCACCCACCGGGTCAGTTTGGATCAGGTCATCGAGACGATGCGGGCCACCGGCGCCGACATGAGCTCGAAGTACAAGGAGACCTCCACCGGTGGTCTCGCCGTGAACGTGTCGGTGAACCTCGTCGAATGCTGA
- the gcvT gene encoding glycine cleavage system aminomethyltransferase GcvT yields the protein MTLTTTPASPLLGEHGALGAHFTDFAGWQMPLKYDSELAEHHAVRKTAGLFDLSHMGEIAVTGPESGAVLDYALAGELSKIGVGRAKYSLLCNAGGGVIDDLVVYRLANEHFLVVANAANAPTVHRELAARVEGFSARVDDQSSETALIAVQGPAAQDVVQSLVPAEQVETVAELKYYAVTRAVVAGIDVLLARTGYTGEDGFELYVPNELSVQLWRALLDATTARGGVPAGLACRDTLRLEAGMALYGHELTLDTNPYEAGLGKVVRLNKDFVGRDALQTLSDQAPQRVLVGLAGGGRRAARAEYTVLDAAGESAVGTITSGALSPTLGHPIALAFVDVAFREPGTELTVDIRGKKEPFVVTPSPFYRRS from the coding sequence ATGACCCTCACCACGACGCCCGCGTCCCCGCTGCTCGGCGAGCACGGCGCACTGGGGGCCCATTTCACCGACTTCGCGGGCTGGCAGATGCCGCTGAAGTACGACAGCGAACTCGCCGAGCACCACGCCGTCCGCAAGACCGCCGGACTGTTCGACCTCTCACACATGGGCGAGATCGCGGTCACCGGCCCTGAATCCGGAGCGGTCCTGGATTACGCTCTGGCCGGCGAACTCTCGAAGATCGGCGTCGGCAGGGCCAAGTACTCCCTCTTGTGCAATGCGGGCGGCGGAGTCATCGACGATCTGGTCGTCTACCGTCTCGCCAACGAGCATTTCCTCGTCGTGGCCAACGCGGCCAACGCCCCGACGGTGCACCGCGAACTGGCGGCACGCGTCGAGGGCTTCTCCGCCAGGGTCGACGACCAATCCTCGGAGACCGCGCTGATCGCGGTGCAGGGACCGGCCGCGCAGGACGTCGTGCAGTCCCTCGTTCCCGCCGAGCAGGTCGAGACGGTGGCGGAGTTGAAGTACTACGCGGTCACGCGCGCGGTGGTCGCCGGCATCGACGTCCTCCTCGCCCGCACCGGATACACCGGGGAGGACGGGTTCGAGCTGTACGTGCCGAACGAACTGTCCGTGCAGTTGTGGCGCGCACTGCTCGACGCCACCACCGCCCGCGGCGGCGTCCCCGCCGGCCTCGCGTGCCGCGACACCCTCCGCCTCGAGGCCGGAATGGCCCTGTACGGCCACGAACTGACCCTCGACACGAATCCGTACGAAGCCGGGCTCGGCAAGGTGGTCCGGCTGAACAAGGACTTCGTCGGCCGCGATGCGCTGCAGACGTTGTCGGATCAGGCCCCGCAGCGGGTGCTCGTCGGCCTCGCCGGAGGCGGGCGCCGGGCCGCCCGCGCCGAGTACACCGTGTTGGACGCGGCCGGTGAGTCGGCGGTCGGCACCATCACGTCCGGGGCGTTGTCTCCGACACTCGGGCATCCGATCGCGCTCGCCTTCGTGGACGTCGCGTTCCGCGAACCGGGCACCGAACTGACGGTCGACATCCGCGGCAAGAAGGAACCGTTCGTGGTCACCCCATCGCCGTTCTACCGCCGCTCCTGA
- the gcvH gene encoding glycine cleavage system protein GcvH, producing the protein MSSHAFPDDRSYTDDHEWVLIEPGAALPDEPVRVGITSVAVNSLGELVFVDLPEVGATIVAGESCGEVESTKTVSELYPPVSGRVTLINTAAVDDPGLVTSDPYGEGWLFAVQPSAAGELLTAAEYAEKNGVQA; encoded by the coding sequence ATGTCTTCGCACGCCTTCCCCGACGACCGCAGCTACACCGACGACCACGAGTGGGTCCTGATCGAGCCGGGCGCCGCCCTCCCCGACGAACCGGTCCGCGTCGGCATCACGTCCGTCGCCGTCAACTCGCTCGGCGAGCTGGTCTTCGTCGACCTGCCGGAGGTCGGCGCGACCATCGTCGCCGGCGAATCGTGCGGCGAGGTCGAGTCCACGAAGACCGTGTCCGAGCTGTACCCGCCGGTGAGCGGCCGGGTCACCCTGATCAACACCGCCGCCGTCGACGACCCCGGACTGGTCACCTCCGACCCCTACGGGGAGGGCTGGCTGTTCGCCGTCCAGCCGTCCGCCGCCGGCGAGCTGCTCACCGCGGCCGAGTATGCCGAGAAGAACGGGGTGCAGGCATGA
- the gcvP gene encoding aminomethyl-transferring glycine dehydrogenase, producing MSGAVRTQRNRSHLVPAEPRTAIRGVPLTSDFPSRHIGPDAAASRRMLDALGYDSLANLIDSAVPDQIRSSQPLNLPAARSEQQVLADLRALSERNETRVQMIGLGYSDTITPAVLRRNMLESPAWYTAYTPYQPEISQGRLEALLTFQTVIEDLTALPLAGASLLDEATAVMEAVLLMRRANKSKSATNRVVLDADCLPQTLAVVRGRAKAVGIEVVVAELSGELPDGDMFGVVFQAPGASGAVRDLAPMIAAAKARGALTTVAADLLSLTILTPPGEQGADIAVGSAQRFGVPLFFGGPHAGYMAVRSGLERMLPGRLVGVSVDVDGKTAYRLALQTREQHIRRDKATSNICTAQALLANVAAMYAAYHGPEGLRAIANRVHTHATTIAGSLRAAGHTIVHDSFFDTVLVRVPAGAGAIVESADRDGINLRLVDSDHVAIACDECTTDDIVRRVVAVFGAQPTTVAVPELPSALARTSNYLQHPVFHDHRSETAMLRFLRTLSDKDLALDRTMIPLGSCTMKLNSAVEMEPISWPGFASIHPYAPVAQTAGYLELVADLERWLGEITGYDRVSLQPNAGSQGELAGLLAIHGYHESRGDFERNVCLIPQSAHGTNAASAVLAGMKVVVVATAENGNIDVGDLRAKIAAHEGAIAAIMLTYPSTHGVYENDVRTVCDLVHEAGGQVYVDGANLNALVGLAQPGKFGGDVSHLNLHKTFCIPHGGGGPGVGPVAVRKHLAPFLPGNPLGGDDLGTPVSAANYGSAGILPITWAYIALMGPDGLTSATETAVLAANYVAQSLDRHFPVLYTGPSGLVAHECILDLRHVTKATGVTAEDVAKRLIDYGFHAPTLSFPVNGTLMVEPTESEDLAELDRFIEAMVSIRREIDLVGDGVWPLERSPLRQAPHTAEQVTADEWDLPYPRHLAAYPVASLRAAKYWPPVRRIDGVHGDRNLVCSCPAPEAFENTTDIDTSAIAETPEEAFA from the coding sequence ATGTCCGGTGCGGTCCGGACTCAACGAAACCGGAGTCACCTCGTGCCAGCAGAACCCCGCACCGCCATCCGCGGCGTGCCCCTCACCAGCGACTTTCCGTCCCGCCACATCGGTCCTGATGCCGCCGCGTCACGGCGGATGCTCGACGCCCTCGGTTACGACAGTCTCGCGAACCTGATCGACAGCGCGGTGCCGGACCAGATCCGCAGCTCACAGCCCTTGAATCTGCCCGCGGCGAGGTCCGAGCAGCAGGTTCTCGCCGATCTGCGGGCGCTGTCGGAGCGCAACGAGACCCGCGTCCAGATGATCGGCCTCGGGTACTCCGACACCATCACTCCCGCGGTGTTGCGACGGAACATGCTCGAGTCCCCCGCCTGGTACACGGCCTACACCCCGTACCAACCGGAGATCTCCCAGGGCAGGCTGGAGGCGCTGCTGACGTTCCAGACCGTCATCGAGGATCTGACCGCCCTTCCCCTGGCCGGCGCGTCGCTGCTCGACGAGGCGACCGCCGTGATGGAGGCGGTACTGCTGATGCGGCGCGCGAACAAGTCGAAGTCCGCCACCAACCGCGTCGTCCTCGACGCGGACTGCCTGCCACAGACACTGGCCGTCGTCCGGGGACGGGCGAAAGCAGTGGGCATCGAGGTGGTGGTCGCGGAACTGTCCGGGGAACTGCCCGACGGTGACATGTTCGGGGTGGTCTTCCAGGCGCCCGGTGCGAGCGGCGCGGTGCGCGACCTGGCTCCGATGATCGCCGCGGCGAAGGCGCGCGGCGCCCTGACCACCGTCGCGGCGGACCTGCTGTCGCTGACGATTCTGACACCGCCCGGCGAGCAGGGCGCCGACATCGCCGTCGGGTCGGCGCAGCGATTCGGTGTGCCCCTGTTCTTCGGCGGACCGCACGCCGGCTACATGGCCGTGCGCAGCGGGCTCGAGCGCATGCTGCCCGGCCGTCTCGTCGGAGTGTCCGTCGACGTCGACGGGAAGACCGCCTACCGGCTGGCTCTGCAGACCCGCGAACAGCACATCCGGCGCGACAAGGCGACCAGCAACATCTGCACGGCGCAGGCGCTGCTCGCGAACGTCGCCGCGATGTACGCCGCCTACCACGGTCCGGAGGGGTTGCGCGCCATCGCGAATCGGGTGCACACCCACGCGACGACCATCGCAGGAAGCCTGCGCGCCGCCGGTCACACGATCGTGCACGACAGCTTCTTCGACACGGTTCTCGTGCGGGTCCCGGCGGGTGCCGGGGCGATCGTGGAGTCGGCCGATCGGGACGGCATCAACCTCCGTCTCGTCGACTCCGATCACGTCGCGATCGCCTGCGACGAGTGCACCACCGACGACATCGTCCGGCGGGTGGTCGCCGTGTTCGGTGCGCAGCCGACGACCGTCGCGGTGCCCGAACTGCCGTCGGCACTCGCCAGGACGTCGAACTACTTGCAGCACCCCGTGTTCCACGATCACCGCTCCGAAACCGCGATGCTCCGCTTCCTGCGCACGCTGTCGGACAAGGACCTCGCGCTCGACCGCACCATGATCCCGCTCGGATCGTGCACGATGAAATTGAACTCCGCCGTCGAGATGGAACCGATCAGCTGGCCCGGATTCGCGTCCATCCACCCGTACGCCCCGGTCGCGCAGACGGCGGGCTACCTCGAACTCGTCGCCGACCTGGAACGCTGGCTCGGCGAGATCACCGGCTACGATCGGGTGTCGTTGCAGCCCAATGCCGGATCCCAGGGCGAGCTGGCCGGCCTGCTCGCGATCCACGGCTATCACGAATCCCGCGGCGACTTCGAACGCAACGTCTGCCTCATCCCCCAGTCCGCGCACGGCACCAACGCCGCATCCGCGGTTCTCGCGGGCATGAAGGTCGTCGTCGTCGCGACCGCGGAGAACGGCAACATCGACGTGGGCGACCTGCGCGCGAAGATCGCGGCGCACGAGGGCGCGATCGCCGCGATCATGTTGACCTACCCGTCCACTCACGGCGTGTACGAGAACGACGTGCGGACGGTCTGCGATCTGGTGCACGAGGCCGGCGGGCAGGTGTACGTCGACGGCGCGAACCTCAATGCGTTGGTCGGCCTCGCACAGCCAGGCAAGTTCGGCGGCGACGTCTCACACCTGAACCTGCACAAGACGTTCTGCATCCCACACGGCGGCGGCGGTCCCGGTGTCGGGCCTGTCGCGGTGCGCAAGCATCTGGCGCCGTTCCTGCCCGGTAACCCGTTGGGCGGCGACGACCTCGGCACCCCGGTGTCGGCGGCCAACTACGGATCGGCCGGCATCCTGCCCATCACGTGGGCGTACATCGCGCTGATGGGTCCGGACGGGCTGACGAGCGCCACCGAAACCGCGGTGCTCGCAGCCAATTACGTCGCCCAGTCACTGGATCGGCATTTCCCGGTCCTCTACACCGGCCCGTCCGGTCTGGTGGCACACGAGTGCATCCTCGACCTCCGGCACGTCACCAAGGCGACCGGCGTCACCGCCGAGGATGTCGCGAAGCGGTTGATCGACTACGGCTTCCACGCGCCCACCCTGTCGTTCCCTGTCAACGGCACCCTGATGGTCGAACCGACCGAGTCCGAGGACCTGGCCGAACTCGACCGCTTCATCGAGGCGATGGTGTCCATCCGCCGCGAGATCGACCTGGTCGGCGACGGCGTGTGGCCGCTCGAGCGCAGCCCGCTGCGTCAGGCCCCGCACACCGCCGAACAGGTGACCGCGGACGAATGGGATCTGCCCTACCCGCGCCACCTCGCCGCCTACCCCGTCGCATCGCTTCGCGCCGCCAAATACTGGCCCCCGGTGCGTCGCATCGACGGCGTCCACGGCGACCGCAACCTCGTCTGCTCGTGCCCGGCACCCGAGGCCTTCGAGAACACCACCGACATCGACACTTCGGCCATCGCCGAGACCCCCGAGGAGGCCTTCGCATGA
- the lipA gene encoding lipoyl synthase, translated as MTAQPDGRRLLRLEVRNAKTPVERKPSWMKVQMRTGPEYRDLAALVERENLHTVCQEAGCPNIFECWEDREATFLIGGSQCTRRCDFCQIDTGRPAALDRGEPRRVAESVQTMGLRYATVTGVARDDLPDGGAWLYAETVRQIHELCPGTGVELLIPDFNADAAQLREVFDTRPEVLAHNVETVPRIFRRIRPAFTYERSLEVITRAREDGLITKSNLILGMGETADEVIQALRDLHTAGCQLITITQYLRPSARHHPVARWAKPDEFVMLDGIAREIGFLGVLSGPLVRSSYRAGRLHAEAVAATAVH; from the coding sequence ATGACTGCACAGCCTGACGGCCGCCGACTGCTCCGCCTCGAAGTCCGCAACGCCAAGACTCCGGTCGAACGCAAACCGTCGTGGATGAAGGTGCAGATGCGGACAGGCCCCGAATACCGGGACCTCGCCGCTCTCGTCGAACGCGAGAACCTGCACACCGTGTGCCAGGAAGCGGGATGTCCCAACATCTTCGAATGCTGGGAGGACCGTGAGGCGACGTTCCTCATCGGCGGAAGCCAGTGCACCCGGCGGTGCGACTTCTGCCAGATCGACACCGGCCGGCCCGCCGCACTCGACCGGGGAGAGCCCAGACGGGTCGCGGAGTCGGTGCAGACCATGGGCCTTCGGTACGCCACCGTCACCGGGGTTGCCCGCGACGATCTGCCGGACGGCGGCGCCTGGCTGTACGCGGAGACGGTGCGGCAGATTCACGAACTGTGCCCGGGCACCGGCGTCGAACTGCTGATCCCCGATTTCAACGCCGACGCCGCGCAACTACGCGAGGTGTTCGACACCCGTCCGGAAGTGCTTGCGCACAACGTGGAGACTGTTCCCCGGATATTCCGTCGTATCCGCCCTGCCTTCACGTACGAGCGTTCCCTCGAGGTGATCACCCGGGCCCGGGAGGACGGCCTGATCACCAAGTCGAACCTCATCCTCGGGATGGGGGAGACCGCGGACGAGGTGATTCAGGCCCTCCGGGATCTGCATACCGCCGGTTGCCAGTTGATCACGATCACCCAGTATCTGCGGCCGTCCGCCCGGCACCATCCGGTGGCGCGGTGGGCGAAACCGGACGAGTTCGTCATGCTCGACGGGATCGCCCGCGAGATCGGCTTCCTCGGCGTCCTGTCCGGTCCGCTCGTGCGCTCCTCCTATCGGGCCGGCCGCCTCCACGCGGAGGCCGTCGCCGCGACCGCAGTTCACTGA